From the Anopheles coustani chromosome X, idAnoCousDA_361_x.2, whole genome shotgun sequence genome, one window contains:
- the LOC131268634 gene encoding UPF0184 protein AAEL002161, producing MPPEPKETKRAPTASTTDVASSDAEQATDASDASADEELDELGELDPSSAEFHSINESLDSLSSALDIIEQKNDSLREQLLQLLQSQRETLKSFKEENGRNDDGDAGEQPTGAPKECAEGRQPPAVEPMEQS from the exons ATGCCACCAgagccaaaagaaacaaagcgGGCACCCACTGCATCGACCACGGACGTCGCTTCGTCGGACGCGGAGCAGGCGACCGACGCTAGTGATGCCTCTGCCGACGAGGAGCTGGACGAATTGGGCGAGCTGGATCCTTCCAGCGCCG AGTTCCACTCGATCAACGAGAGCCTCGATTCGCTTAGCTCCGCCCTGGACATCATCGAGCAGAAGAACGACTCGCTGCGCGAGCAGTTGCTGCAGTTGCTCCAGTCGCAGCGCGAAACTCTTAAATCGTTCAAGGAGGAAAACGGTCGGAACGACGATGGTGATGCTGGCGAGCAACCAACCGGCGCACCAAAAGAGTGTGCGGAAGGCCGACAACCACCAGCGGTCGAACCGATGGAACAGTCCTAA
- the LOC131269667 gene encoding uncharacterized protein LOC131269667 encodes MVASEAEEDVPKNSASLPKTMPVPEKISKRFYRRDAWMTMQKRSQDPAGPSNHINRKIPYFPEADLCAERLAQTNEFKDAKSIKVNIDLAQEAVKLQALKAGKTLFVAPSQKSDYLYAKIKPCNVDEVPLAEQKRIVKMLAGEETYEELGIDQAEPLDMIVVGCVAVTEAGQRIGKGNGYVDLEIGILVDLGVIRPHTVIATTVADEQVYGPLPDNLFTYVDFSIDLIVTPTRILRPTRPEMRAAGIQWGLLSSRRLEVVRVLKKLKERLEAQGQDIELKGEDTDVEIYRKPHGDGQRRQQNRRRRGGFGRGGGGGGGAEGAEGGEQKQGGGKQQRGGDGNGQAGGGRRKRWKVPNYARPHDDASPDPNLRNVMRQPGQNDENVNKNHHTRPAGGRRRKQRTTGGGGGGGSGGGGGGDREHQRSGDGGAEDGGQRRRRAPQHHLGGVRIRVSNMYSVRFKDFKEELRARDCYPCKISKGRYGKCLLIFSKRGEGGPEDEQQQAEGLLQKLADMRITVLPEKEGDEPKQVELKCELEPPKQSNQPGDVDGGGNPEEGSQQQQQQQQSGDDGANSSGGRPQVPPQTADVDSPLKEPAGGGSGGQNLVY; translated from the exons ATGGTTGCCAGTGAAGCGGAAGAGGACGTGCCGAAGAACTCGGCGTCACTGCCGAAAACAATGCCCG TGCCGGAAAAAATCTCGAAACGCTTCTATCGTCGTGATGCATGGATGACGATGCAAAAGCGTTCCCAGGACCCCGCTGGCCCGAGCAATCATATCAACAGAAAGATACCATACTTTCCGGAGGCGGATCTCTGTGCCGAGCGCTTGGCCCAGACGAACGAGTTTAAAGATGCGA AATCCATAAAGGTGAACATCGATCTGGCACAGGAGGCGGTGAAGCTGCAGGCGCTAAAGGCCGGCAAAACGCTGTTCGTCGCACCCTCGCAAAAGTCCGACTACCTGTACGCAAAGATTAAGCCTTGCAATGTGGACGAGGTACCGTTGGCGGAACAGAAACGCATCGTCAAAATGCTCGCCGGCGAGGAAACATACGAAGAACTTG GTATCGATCAAGCGGAGCCGCTGGACATGATCGTGGTCGGGTGCGTTGCGGTGACCGAAGCCGGGCAGCGCATCGGCAAGGGCAACGGGTACGTGGACCTGGAGATTGGGATCCTAGTCGACCTGGGCGTGATCCGGCCACATACGGTAATCGCGACGACGGTCGCGGACGAGCAGGTGTACGGGCCGCTGCCGGACAACCTGTTCACATACGTCGACTTTAGCATCGATCTGATCGTAACGCCGACGCGCATCCTGCGCCCGACCCGTCCGGAAATGCGCGCCGCCGGCATCCAGTGGGGTCTGCTGTCCTCCCGCCGGCTCGAGGTGGTGCGGGTGCTGAAGAAGCTGAAGGAGCGCCTGGAGGCACAGGGCCAGGATATCGAGCTGAAGGGAGAGGACACCGACGTCGAGATTTACCGCAAGCCACACGGTGACGGCCAGCGCCGTCAGCAAAATCGTCGCCGTCGGGGAGGTTTTGGTCGCGGTgggggcggcggcggtggtgccgAAGGCGCTGAGGGCGGCGAGCAGAAGCAGGGCGGTGGCAAGCAGCAGCGTGGCGGAGACGGAAACGGCCAGGCGGGAGGTGGCAGGCGCAAAAGATGGAAAGTACCCAATTACGCCAGACCCCACGACGACGCGTCACCGGACCCGAACTTGCGGAATGTCATGCGCCAACCGGGACAAAACGATGAGAACGtcaacaaaaaccaccacaCTCGGCCGGCCGGCGGGCGGCGCCGTAAACAGCGTAccaccggcggcggcggcggtggcggcagcggcggtggtggtggtggcgatcGGGAGCATCAGCGCAGCGGTGATGGTGGCGCCGAGGATGGTGGCCAGCGGCGTCGGCGGGCACCGCAGCACCATCTAGGCGGTGTTCGCATCCGCGTGTCGAACATGTACTCGGTGCGCTTCAAGGATTTCAAGGAAGAGCTGCGCGCGCGCGACTGCTACCCGTGCAAGATTAGCAAGGGCCGGTACGGCAAGTGCTTGCTGATCTTCTCGAAGCGCGGCGAAGGGGGCCCGGaggacgagcagcagcaggccgAGGGGCTGCTGCAGAAGCTGGCCGACATGCGCATCACCGTGCTGCCGGAAAAGGAGGGCGACGAGCCGAAGCAGGTCGAGCTGAAGTGCGAGCTGGAACCGCCGAAGCAATCGAACCAACCGGGCGACGTGGATGGCGGCGGCAACCCCGAGGAGggcagccagcagcagcagcagcagcagcagagcgGCGACGACGGTGCTAACAGCAGCGGTGGTCGCCCTCAGGTTCCTCCCCAGACTGCCGATGTCGACAGCCCACTTAAAGAGCCGGCGGGCGGTGGCAGCGGAGGCCAGAATCTGGTGTACTAA
- the LOC131268881 gene encoding DNA ligase 4-like: MSPELLECLASARTLKEQEAKIQKFFSDFKQHRSTAQDFEAPSIYPVLRLLVPELDRERKSYGLRDKMLGEGYVRALSLDRKSDEAIRLLSHRSAGADLADQLLPLLRGRCPDRGRLSVAEVNNRLDALANQPAKGVEAELSYLIEHCSPLEHRWLVRIVLRKLRLGALTARRILQQYHPDAPTILDYTGNLSNVVQQLENSPEGNDITLPTPAAESSIRLFHFIKPMLCQRLELPRVGALLTRHTFWLETKMDGERFQIHKDGSRYRYLSRNGVDYSETFGSTADQLDGTLTPMLAQLLQETVVSVILDGEMMVFDRRTLRFRDKCDGGADVKALRPGNGELRACFCVYDVLLLNGTPCTEMPYAERAALLGTVFVREQVGFVVRCRREQVRDAPHLVQLLNEAIDAQQEGVVLKREDAPYRPNRRAGGGWYKIKPDYIAGLVTDFDLVVLGGYYNVHRSAVNVLVVGAMDDAGHYLPVVKVSMGLSHAQWTDLNRSLRPHWREEKRGTTGKEGPVRWGRSGPPDVSIDPAASIVLQLKGSELVRSESYAAGYTIRFPRIVAIRSDKPPTEVCQVDELKQLATAAQDPKSIVEGDASRKSFKLASGHVTLEHFMPDSSKPGPSGGRRKKLTVATTVGAGKDTAAEGGILAGRDICVMGGFPGCAEIRELEALVCRHGGRAVANPSGNTFAIVVTSGRETSFKVRKYIETGRYDVVRADWLLRATTSDVGRLEPFRPSDMLARTEATRLALAEAYDRYGDSYTRPVSPTTLTALLNHDAGGIWNGVHLTERELVLAERTLLGPGTARGRRLFRGLTARLYLPPPGAHTEGAPVAVGNLRARREMLRFVGQGGRWLRDTVAGPVTYVFCQAGATDDERTVRRWLKNVAAGGEGQEPDDPVPVLSVEWIGKSLEREQLCDVKDFLLSNSPN, translated from the exons atgtctccag AGCTTCTAGAATGCCTCGCCAGCGCAAGAACACTCAAAGAACAGGAGGCAAAGATTCAGAAGTTTTTCAGCGATTTTAAACAGCACCGGAGCACAGCACAG GACTTTGAGGCACCATCGATCTATCCCGTGCTGCGGTTGCTCGTGCCCGAACTTGACCGCGAGCGAAAGTCGTATGGATTGCGAGACAAGATGCTGGGGGAGGGGTACGTGCGAGCCTTGTCACTCGATCGCAAGAGCGACGAGGCGATCCGGCTCCTGTCCCATCGGTCAGCCGGTGCAGATCTCGCTGACCAGCTCCTCCCATTGCTCCGGGGTCGCTGCCCGGATCGGGGTAGGCTGAGCGTGGCGGAAGTGAACAATCGGCTGGATGCACTAGCGAACCAACCTGCCAAGGGTGTGGAAGCCGAGCTGAGCTATCTGATTGAACACTGTTCGCCGCTGGAACATCGCTGGTTGGTGCGCATCGTGCTACGCAAACTTCGACTCGGCGCACTGACCGCCAGACGCATCCTGCAGCAGTACCATCCGGATGCGCCCACCATCCTTGACTACACGGGCAACCTTAGCAACGTGGTGCAGCAGTTAGAGAATTCGCCGGAGGGTAATGACATCACACTGCCGACGCCCGCCGCCGAGTCTTCCATTCGGCTGTTTCACTTCATCAAACCTATGCTGTGCCAGAGGCTGGAGCTGCCACGGGTCGGAGCGCTGCTGACTCGTCACACTTTCTGGCTCGAGACGAAGATGGACGGTGAGCGATTCCAG ATTCACAAAGATGGCTCCCGGTACCGGTATCTGTCACGCAACGGGGTGGACTACAGCGAGACGTTCGGCTCGACAGCCGACCAGCTCGATGGTACGTTGACGCCGATGTTGGCGCAGCTGCTGCAGGAAACCGTCGTCTCGGTGATTCTCGACGGCGAGATGATGGTGTTCGACCGGCGCACGCTGCGCTTTCGGGACAAGTGCGACGGCGGGGCCGACGTGAAGGCGCTACGGCCGGGCAATGGTGAGCTGCGGGCATGCTTCTGCGTGTATgacgtgctgctgctgaacgGGACGCCGTGCACCGAAATGCCGTACGCGGAGCGAGCGGCACTGCTCGGGACGGTGTTCGTGCGCGAACAGGTCGGGTTCGTGGTGCGCTGCAGGAGGGAGCAGGTGCGCGACGCCCCACACCTGGTGCAGCTGCTGAACGAGGCCATCGATGCGCAGCAGGAGGGTGTGGTACTGAAGCGCGAGGACGCACCGTACCGGCCGAACCGACGGGCCGGTGGCGGCTGGTACAAGATCAAGCCGGACTACATCGCCGGTCTGGTGACCGACTTCGACCTGGTCGTGCTGGGCGGCTACTACAACGTGCACCGTTCGGCCGTGAACGTGCTGGTCGTCGGTGCGATGGACGACGCGGGCCACTATCTGCCGGTGGTGAAGGTTTCCATGGGCCTATCGCATGCGCAGTGGACCGACCTGAACCGCTCGTTGCGTCCACACTGGCGGGAGGAAAAGCGCGGCACGACGGGGAAGGAAGGACCGGTGCGCTGGGGCCGTTCCGGTCCACCGGATGTGAGCATCGACCCGGCTGCCTCGATCGTGCTGCAGCTGAAGGGATCGGAGCTGGTACGCAGCGAGTCATACGCCGCTGGATACACCATCCGCTTCCCGCGCATCGTCGCCATCCGCAGCGACAAGCCGCCCACCGAGGTGTGCCAAGTGGATGAACTAAAACAGCTGGCCACCGCGGCACAAGATCCTAAGAGCATCGTCGAAGGGGACGCGTCCCGGAAATCGTTTAAGCTCGCGAGCGGACACGTAACGCTTGAACATTTCATGCCAGATTCATCGAAACCGGGCCCAAGCGGTGGCCGACGGAAGAAGCTAACGGTCGCCACAACCGTCGGAGCGGGGAAGGACACCGCGGCTGAAGGGGGTATCCTCGCGGGGCGCGATATTTGCGTGATGGGCGGGTTCCCTGGCTGCGCTGAGATTCGTGAGCTGGAAGCGCTGGTGTGCCGGCATGGGGGTCGTGCCGTGGCCAATCCCAGCGGCAACACGTTCGCCATCGTGGTGACCAGCGGTAGGGAGACGTCGTTCAAGGTGCGCAAGTACATCGAAACCGGACGCTACGACGTGGTCCGAGCCGACTGGCTGCTGCGTGCGACGACCAGCGACGTTGGCCGCCTCGAACCCTTCCGCCCGTCCGACATGCTAGCCCGCACCGAGGCCACCCGACTGGCGCTGGCCGAAGCCTACGATCGATACGGCGACTCGTACACGCGCCCCGTCAGCCCAACCACCTTGACGGCGCTCCTGAACCACGACGCCGGCGGTATTTGGAACGGCGTCCACCTTACCGAGCGCGAGCTGGTTCTCGCCGAGCGGACGCTGCTCGGACCGGGCACCGCTCGCGGTCGGCGTCTTTTCCGTGGCCTAACCGCCCGGCTCTACCTGCCGCCACCCGGGGCCCACACCGAGGGAGCGCCGGTAGCAGTGGGGAACCTGCGGGCCCGACGTGAGATGCTGCGTTTCGTGGGTCAAGGTGGCCGATGGCTGCGCGACACCGTCGCGGGCCCGGTGACGTACGTCTTCTGCCAGGCCGGAGCAACAGACGATGAGCGAACCGTGCGGCGCTGGTTGAAGAACGTTGCCGCGGGAGGTGAGGGGCAAGAGCCCGACGACCCGGTGCCGGTGCTGAGTGTCGAGTGGATCGGTAAGTCGCTCGAACGAGAGCAGCTGTGCGACGTGAAGGATTTTTTACTTTCGAACTCACCTAACTAA
- the LOC131268633 gene encoding nucleoside hydrolase-like gives MAQTENRRKVIIDLDAGTDDAWALLMLLRGEQRYGYEVIAITCVHGNTNVDDVTINVLRVLTAIGRTDIPVFKGAREPFITSPVPRTSYFHGVNGFGDIAFEQQIDLGLVKPGHAAPELYRLLAAHGGRVALIFVGPLTNLALCIKLHPEVLELLGADGLYVMGGNRHGVGNTTRSAEFNFYADPEAAHIVFQRVPPSCPITVLPWETCLTQAPALPMAWRLDVLGGGPSVNEAVGMLNAIERKLYGERPNWMPCDAFLVAVFVDPSIVERSEWFHVEIELHGAITRGQMVLDHLKARNAAKPVEGKPKENVRIIDRINDDSFRQLCLMAAL, from the coding sequence ATGGCTCAAACGGAGAACCGGAGAAAGGTGATCATAGATCTGGATGCTGGCACGGACGACGCCTGGgcgctgctgatgctgctgcgagGTGAGCAACGGTACGGCTATGAGGTGATTGCCATCACGTGCGTGCACGGCAACACGAACGTGGACGACGTGACGATCAACGTGCTGCGTGTGCTGACCGCCATCGGACGCACGGACATACCGGTGTTCAAGGGCGCCCGGGAGCCGTTCATCACGTCCCCGGTGCCCCGCACCTCCTACTTCCACGGCGTGAACGGGTTCGGCGATATTGCGTTCGAGCAGCAGATTGACCTGGGGCTGGTAAAGCCCGGCCATGCCGCCCCAGAGCTTTACCGGCTGCTGGCAGCGCACGGTGGCCGCGTGGCACTCATCTTTGTCGGCCCGCTCACCAACCTGGCGCTCTGCATCAAGCTACACCCGGAAGTGCTGGAGCTGCTGGGCGCAGACGGTCTGTACGTGATGGGCGGGAATCGGCACGGCGTGGGCAACACCACCCGCTCGGCCGAGTTTAACTTCTACGCCGACCCGGAGGCAGCGCACATCGTTTTCCAGCGGGTGCCCCCGAGCTGCCCCATCACCGTGCTGCCGTGGGAAACGTGCCTGACGCAGGCGCCCGCCCTTCCGATGGCCTGGCGTCTGGACGTGCTCGGCGGGGGACCCAGCGTGAACGAGGCGGTCGGCATGCTGAACGCGATCGAACGCAAGCTGTACGGTGAGCGGCCAAATTGGATGCCGTGCGATGCTTTCCTGGTGGCGGTGTTTGTCGATCCCTCCATCGTGGAGCGCTCCGAGTGGTTTCACGTCGAGATCGAGCTGCACGGGGCAATCACACGCGGCCAGATGGTGCTCGACCATCTAAAGGCCAGAAACGCGGCCAAGCCGGTGGAGGGCAAACCCAAGGAGAACGTGCGTATTATCGATCGGATTAATGACGATTCCTTCCGCCAGCTGTGCCTTATGGCCGCGCTGTAA